The proteins below come from a single Cupriavidus pauculus genomic window:
- a CDS encoding MinD/ParA family protein yields MSILGSDQAESLRRMLAPRVTRRIAVVASEPGAGATTVALGLSNALSLQGERVLLVDEDRHGARATRLAGATPHASLADVLAGRTALAEALGTRPASGLAVLPAGSVAAGVGFDGRALPDVRTVVIDARAMQDGSLSPLAGAAHNFVIVMRPGATSITAAYACIKRLHHLYACRRFHLVVNMATSEAAVAAITGNLARTAGQYLGVEASSAGALPVDPLVVRGLHLGRCVVEAFPAAAATTALRRMAGAVNGWPLRADAAASRSMAAAMPA; encoded by the coding sequence TTGTCCATCCTCGGTTCCGATCAGGCCGAAAGCCTGCGCCGCATGCTGGCACCGCGCGTGACGCGGCGCATCGCGGTCGTGGCCAGCGAACCCGGCGCGGGTGCGACAACGGTCGCGCTCGGCTTGTCGAACGCGCTCTCGCTCCAGGGCGAGCGTGTGCTGCTCGTCGATGAAGACCGGCACGGCGCGCGCGCCACGCGGCTGGCCGGGGCCACGCCCCACGCGTCGCTCGCCGACGTGCTTGCCGGACGTACGGCGCTGGCCGAAGCGCTGGGCACACGCCCCGCGAGCGGACTGGCCGTGTTACCGGCGGGCAGCGTGGCGGCCGGCGTCGGGTTCGATGGCCGGGCACTGCCCGACGTGCGCACGGTAGTCATCGACGCGCGCGCCATGCAGGACGGTTCGCTGTCGCCGCTGGCGGGCGCGGCCCATAACTTCGTGATCGTGATGCGGCCCGGTGCCACATCGATCACGGCCGCTTATGCGTGCATCAAGCGGCTGCACCATCTTTATGCGTGCCGGCGCTTCCATCTGGTCGTCAACATGGCGACCAGCGAAGCGGCCGTCGCGGCAATCACCGGGAACCTGGCGCGCACGGCGGGCCAGTACCTCGGTGTGGAAGCGAGCAGTGCGGGCGCGTTGCCAGTCGATCCGCTGGTCGTGCGCGGCCTGCACCTCGGACGCTGCGTGGTGGAGGCCTTTCCGGCCGCCGCGGCCACCACGGCGTTGCGTCGCATGGCCGGCGCCGTCAATGGCTGGCCCCTGCGCGCGGACGCGGCAGCATCGCGAAGCATGGCTGCCGCCATGCCCGCGTAA
- the flhF gene encoding flagellar biosynthesis protein FlhF, translated as MSVAKFVAANGREAMRKVREAMGPDAVVLSNRTVEGGVEIVAMRDADLGAVSATAIQYVDPTPVVAQPSASLLATAPQDGAELGDLRGELASMRAMLERQFAGLSGGAPGVSGVSGVSAGDPLRESLFEWLVNAGFSGQLSRTLLSKLPVGYDRPAAMGWIRQELARKVPVLSDEDTLFAQGGVLALIGPTGVGKTTTTAKLAARFVLRHGPEQLALLTTDSFRIGAHEQLRIYGDILGVPVHAVKDAADLRFALNAMKDKHLVIIDTVGMSQRDRSLSDQIAMLAGVQAPLQRVLVLNGASHGDTLNEVVHAYRHDTAPNAGAGLDGCIISKLDEATHLGSVLDVVIRHRLPVFYASTGQRVPEHLELAQGAALVERAFLTPRRGSLFADADAARRQAAAAVDEARAPAAPQGGADDMLRSLTDSANAVGVCVEELNAAQYGFELARSLWQQRAVGGPALRQAAQQVRLTMCRDAARACERYVLAVTGTTTLPTQGRRAPQLLQQTLWLADRDGMPLATTLVPSSRTRQSLAEAEAEAEAATVRATLAAARTVVNLHASLPTTTTLARWQQTGERWVAGMRKTTRVIANGVANKLDTIADTLTFHAIGEQQWRDRDAVQWLGHCMVRVPEGQVRTAARVRTDGSEAGIEACLVVSRLVDRATGEMLATEYMLCDAALAGDAARVARWSRWADAAEEQFRTLRHAVEHFAQEAGRGGDAADGSASDASTYGHLVSIQLGLTTLRLQHTPSPTAPAFLSRLAGRALARVNAPVQGSVLNEGMGRLLALLDVLENYPGRSMAATGAPASEPAPQSTALAATQFARSMDAESADAMQMASMGE; from the coding sequence ATGAGCGTGGCAAAGTTTGTGGCGGCGAATGGCCGCGAAGCGATGCGCAAGGTGCGCGAGGCCATGGGCCCTGACGCCGTGGTGCTGTCCAACCGCACCGTCGAGGGCGGCGTGGAGATCGTCGCCATGCGCGATGCCGATCTCGGCGCGGTCTCCGCAACCGCCATCCAGTACGTCGATCCGACGCCGGTCGTGGCGCAGCCTTCCGCATCGCTGCTCGCCACCGCGCCGCAGGACGGCGCCGAGCTCGGCGATCTGCGTGGCGAGCTGGCGTCGATGCGCGCGATGCTCGAGCGTCAGTTCGCGGGTTTGTCGGGCGGCGCCCCGGGCGTATCGGGCGTATCGGGCGTATCCGCGGGCGATCCGCTGCGCGAATCGCTCTTCGAATGGCTGGTCAACGCGGGCTTCTCCGGCCAGCTGTCGCGCACGCTGCTCAGCAAGCTGCCCGTCGGCTACGATCGCCCGGCCGCGATGGGATGGATCCGCCAGGAACTCGCGCGCAAGGTACCGGTGCTGTCCGACGAGGACACGCTGTTCGCGCAGGGCGGCGTGCTTGCGCTGATCGGCCCGACCGGCGTCGGCAAGACCACGACGACGGCCAAGCTGGCCGCGCGCTTCGTGCTGCGCCATGGCCCCGAGCAACTCGCGCTGCTGACCACCGATAGCTTCCGGATCGGCGCCCACGAGCAGCTGCGCATCTATGGCGACATTCTCGGCGTGCCCGTGCACGCGGTGAAGGATGCGGCCGACCTGCGCTTCGCGCTCAATGCGATGAAGGACAAGCACCTCGTGATCATCGACACGGTGGGCATGAGCCAGCGCGACCGCAGCCTGTCGGACCAGATCGCGATGCTGGCTGGCGTACAGGCCCCCCTGCAGCGCGTGCTGGTGCTCAACGGCGCGAGCCATGGCGACACGCTCAACGAGGTCGTGCACGCCTATCGTCACGATACCGCCCCGAACGCGGGTGCCGGCCTGGACGGCTGCATCATCAGCAAGCTCGACGAGGCCACGCACCTGGGCTCCGTGCTCGACGTCGTGATTCGCCATCGCCTGCCGGTGTTCTATGCCTCCACGGGCCAGCGCGTGCCCGAGCACCTGGAACTCGCGCAGGGCGCGGCGCTCGTCGAGCGCGCGTTCCTGACGCCGCGCCGCGGCTCGCTGTTCGCGGATGCCGATGCCGCGCGCCGTCAGGCCGCCGCAGCCGTGGATGAAGCGCGCGCGCCCGCCGCCCCGCAGGGCGGTGCCGACGACATGCTGCGTTCGCTGACCGACAGCGCCAACGCGGTTGGCGTCTGCGTCGAGGAACTGAACGCCGCGCAATACGGATTCGAACTCGCGCGCTCGCTGTGGCAGCAGCGCGCGGTCGGTGGCCCGGCCCTGCGCCAGGCCGCGCAGCAGGTCCGCCTGACGATGTGCCGCGACGCCGCGCGCGCGTGCGAACGCTATGTGCTCGCCGTGACCGGCACCACCACGCTGCCCACGCAGGGCCGCCGGGCGCCGCAACTGCTGCAGCAGACGCTGTGGCTCGCCGACCGTGACGGCATGCCGCTGGCCACCACGCTCGTGCCGTCGTCGCGCACGCGCCAGTCGCTTGCCGAGGCGGAAGCCGAAGCCGAAGCCGCCACCGTGCGCGCGACGCTGGCCGCCGCACGGACGGTCGTCAACCTGCATGCGTCGCTGCCCACGACGACCACGCTCGCGCGCTGGCAGCAGACCGGCGAACGCTGGGTGGCCGGCATGCGCAAGACCACGCGCGTGATCGCCAACGGCGTGGCCAACAAGCTCGACACCATCGCCGACACGCTGACGTTCCACGCGATTGGCGAACAGCAGTGGCGCGACCGCGATGCCGTGCAATGGCTGGGCCACTGCATGGTGCGCGTGCCGGAAGGCCAGGTACGTACCGCCGCGCGTGTGCGTACCGACGGTTCGGAAGCCGGCATCGAGGCTTGCCTCGTGGTGTCGCGTCTGGTCGATCGCGCTACCGGCGAGATGCTCGCCACCGAATATATGCTCTGCGACGCCGCACTGGCCGGTGACGCGGCGCGGGTCGCGCGCTGGTCGCGCTGGGCCGATGCGGCCGAGGAGCAGTTCCGTACGTTGCGCCACGCGGTGGAACACTTCGCGCAGGAAGCGGGCCGGGGTGGCGACGCCGCCGACGGCTCCGCATCCGATGCATCGACCTATGGTCACCTCGTTTCGATCCAGCTGGGCCTGACCACGCTGCGTCTGCAGCATACGCCGAGCCCGACCGCGCCCGCATTCCTGTCGCGTCTTGCCGGCCGCGCGCTCGCGCGCGTCAATGCCCCCGTGCAGGGTTCCGTGCTGAACGAAGGCATGGGCCGTCTGCTCGCGCTGCTCGACGTGCTGGAGAACTATCCGGGCCGTTCGATGGCGGCGACCGGCGCGCCCGCGAGCGAGCCTGCCCCGCAGTCGACCGCACTGGCCGCAACGCAGTTCGCCCGGTCGATGGATGCCGAATCGGCAGATGCCATGCAAATGGCATCGATGGGAGAGTAA